A region of Bacteroidota bacterium DNA encodes the following proteins:
- a CDS encoding thioesterase family protein: MFESKTTVRVRYAETDQMGVVYHGNYAQYLEIGRTDALRQMGLTYKSFEENGIMMPVISLQCQYIKPAYYDDELTIVTMMKELPKIRNHFHYEIYRDTTILIAKAEVVLVNIDMKTKKPCLAPTILIEKLKTYFG; the protein is encoded by the coding sequence ATGTTTGAAAGTAAAACAACAGTAAGAGTCAGGTATGCAGAAACGGACCAAATGGGTGTAGTATACCATGGCAATTATGCTCAATATTTAGAAATTGGAAGAACGGACGCTTTAAGACAAATGGGGCTTACCTACAAAAGTTTTGAAGAAAATGGAATTATGATGCCTGTTATTAGTTTACAATGTCAGTACATTAAACCTGCTTATTACGATGATGAACTAACAATAGTAACTATGATGAAAGAGTTACCCAAAATACGTAACCACTTTCATTACGAAATATATCGTGATACAACTATTTTAATAGCAAAGGCTGAGGTAGTATTGGTAAACATTGATATGAAAACAAAAAAGCCTTGCTTGGCTCCTACCATTTTAATTGAAAAACTAAAAACCTATTTTGGATAA
- a CDS encoding bifunctional nuclease family protein, with protein MNKIKLNVLGLSSGQTSGSYTLILGEANGNRRLPIVIGSFEAQAIAIEIEKIVPFRPMTHDLFLSFFKEFGIELVEVQIYNLNEGVFHAKLVCDQMGIIKEIEARTSDSIALAVRFKCAIYTFDDIMEEAGIIIDASEEEEDDTFIEDEIEKTIDIKAAKTNDFSKLNLDDLNKLLQEALNIEDYAIAAKIRDEIELRKK; from the coding sequence ATGAATAAAATTAAGTTAAATGTGTTAGGCTTAAGCAGTGGGCAAACCAGCGGCAGCTATACACTTATATTGGGGGAAGCTAATGGCAATAGACGCTTACCTATTGTTATTGGTAGTTTTGAGGCGCAAGCCATTGCTATTGAAATTGAAAAAATTGTTCCTTTCAGGCCAATGACGCATGATTTGTTTTTGAGTTTTTTTAAAGAGTTTGGAATAGAACTGGTAGAAGTACAGATATATAATTTGAATGAAGGCGTATTTCATGCAAAGCTAGTTTGCGACCAAATGGGTATTATAAAAGAAATTGAAGCAAGAACGAGCGATAGTATTGCTTTAGCTGTTAGGTTTAAATGTGCTATATACACTTTTGATGATATTATGGAGGAGGCTGGGATTATAATTGATGCCAGTGAGGAGGAAGAAGACGATACTTTTATTGAAGATGAAATAGAAAAAACAATTGATATTAAAGCAGCAAAGACCAATGATTTTTCTAAGTTAAATTTAGACGATTTAAATAAATTATTGCAGGAAGCACTGAACATTGAAGATTATGCAATAGCAGCAAAAATTAGAGATGAAATCGAATTGAGGAAGAAATAA
- a CDS encoding nucleoside transporter C-terminal domain-containing protein, translating to MEKYTGILGILGILGLAFLLSNNKKRINYRLVFSGLALQLLLALLILKVPAVTSFFQLIGRGMQKIEGFAREGAKFCFGGVLPNPPEAAKVFGANNSFIFALNIPATIILVCVLVAILYHFGIMQRIVAVIAKGVYFIMRASGAETLSNVASAFVGQVEAQVMIRPYLQTMTKSEILASMSGSMACISGGILIVYVNMGIPAEYLIAASLMAAPASLVIAKIIYPEVEESQTKNEIKVEVKSHYTNVIDAISHGASDGMKISINIVAMLIGFIALISLINYIIGKAFPGLSLDIIFGYLFYPFAYVMGVPKQDIMQVATFMGQKLSINEFVAYNSLTAVKQTLTPKAIAIASFALCGFANFSSVGMQIGGIGALAPERRGDLAKLGLKALLCGTLASYLSACLAGIIM from the coding sequence ATGGAAAAATACACAGGTATTTTAGGTATATTAGGTATATTAGGATTAGCCTTTTTGTTGTCAAACAATAAAAAGAGAATAAACTATAGATTGGTTTTTAGTGGACTGGCTTTACAGTTATTGCTAGCGTTATTAATTTTAAAAGTACCTGCCGTAACATCCTTTTTTCAATTGATTGGACGTGGAATGCAAAAAATAGAAGGTTTTGCGAGAGAAGGAGCCAAGTTTTGTTTTGGAGGCGTATTGCCTAATCCACCTGAAGCCGCTAAAGTTTTTGGTGCAAATAATTCCTTTATTTTTGCTTTAAACATTCCTGCCACTATCATCTTGGTTTGTGTTTTAGTTGCCATTTTATATCATTTTGGTATTATGCAACGTATTGTGGCTGTGATAGCAAAAGGAGTTTATTTTATTATGCGAGCCAGCGGGGCTGAAACCCTGTCAAATGTCGCAAGTGCTTTTGTTGGACAAGTAGAGGCGCAGGTTATGATACGTCCGTATTTACAAACAATGACCAAAAGTGAAATACTGGCCAGCATGAGTGGGAGTATGGCTTGTATTTCGGGAGGTATATTAATTGTTTATGTTAATATGGGTATTCCTGCCGAATATTTAATTGCAGCCAGTTTAATGGCAGCTCCGGCCAGTTTAGTTATAGCTAAAATAATTTATCCGGAAGTGGAAGAATCGCAAACAAAAAACGAAATAAAAGTAGAGGTTAAAAGCCATTACACCAATGTAATTGATGCTATTTCTCACGGAGCATCGGATGGTATGAAAATATCAATAAACATTGTAGCTATGCTGATAGGTTTTATAGCCTTAATTTCTTTAATAAATTATATAATAGGAAAAGCATTTCCCGGCTTAAGTCTGGATATTATTTTTGGCTACTTATTTTACCCATTTGCCTACGTAATGGGGGTTCCCAAGCAAGATATAATGCAAGTAGCTACATTTATGGGACAGAAACTGAGTATAAATGAATTTGTAGCTTATAATAGCTTAACAGCAGTAAAGCAAACTTTAACCCCAAAGGCAATAGCCATTGCTAGTTTTGCTTTATGTGGTTTTGCAAATTTCAGTTCAGTTGGAATGCAAATAGGTGGTATTGGAGCTTTGGCACCCGAAAGAAGAGGTGATTTAGCTAAGCTGGGACTTAAAGCACTTTTATGTGGCACTTTAGCCAGTTACTTAAGTGCTTGTTTAGCAGGAATAATTATGTAA